The Peptococcaceae bacterium 1198_IL3148 genome window below encodes:
- a CDS encoding sodium-dependent transporter: MNEQTAEKPVKREHFGTSLGVIAATLGSAVGLGNIWKFPYVTGENGGAAFIFIYLISTLFIGIPVMISEFIIGRRANRAAVGAYKKLAPGKPWFLTGIAGMFSALLIMGFYTTVAGWVFAYAFKATMGGLKVMDAAGATQAFANLSTSIWEPLIWQWLALATAGTVILAGVRGGIERITKTLLPILLILLMVCGIRSLTLPGAGEGLAFLFKPDFSKINAEVLLVAMGLAFFKLSVGVGTMTTYGSYIGQNESLPGTAIKVMLSDIIVSLLAGIAIFPAVFSFGFEPSSGPPLLFLTIPMVFNSMPMGQLFLALFFILTAIATIGAMISLLEVPVAYLHEERKWRRKSATLAVVLVIAALGSTATLSSSLLANFTLLGKTMFDFMDYTSSNILMPVAGIFIALFAGHILGPKVIRDEATNNGKLNNLVAVNAYLFVVRYIAPLTIVIILFNALGLIK; the protein is encoded by the coding sequence ATGAATGAACAAACTGCAGAAAAGCCAGTAAAGCGAGAACACTTTGGCACCAGCCTTGGTGTTATTGCAGCCACATTGGGCTCAGCCGTGGGTCTGGGCAATATTTGGAAATTCCCCTACGTTACTGGAGAAAACGGAGGGGCTGCCTTTATCTTTATCTATTTAATCAGCACCCTTTTTATCGGGATACCGGTGATGATCTCTGAATTCATCATTGGACGGCGGGCCAACCGGGCAGCGGTAGGTGCCTATAAAAAACTGGCACCTGGAAAACCCTGGTTTTTAACCGGCATTGCCGGCATGTTTTCAGCCCTATTAATTATGGGCTTTTATACCACCGTGGCTGGTTGGGTATTTGCCTACGCCTTTAAGGCCACCATGGGTGGTCTTAAGGTGATGGATGCCGCCGGTGCTACCCAAGCCTTTGCCAATTTATCCACCAGCATTTGGGAACCGCTGATTTGGCAGTGGCTAGCCCTAGCAACCGCAGGGACGGTTATTTTAGCCGGTGTCCGTGGTGGTATCGAACGAATCACTAAAACACTGTTGCCAATCCTGTTGATCTTATTAATGGTCTGTGGCATTCGGTCATTGACATTGCCCGGTGCCGGTGAAGGCTTAGCTTTTCTCTTCAAACCGGATTTTAGCAAAATCAATGCCGAAGTGCTGCTGGTGGCCATGGGTTTGGCCTTTTTTAAATTGTCAGTGGGCGTTGGCACCATGACCACCTACGGCAGTTATATTGGCCAAAACGAAAGCTTACCCGGCACAGCCATTAAAGTGATGCTCTCTGACATCATTGTTTCCCTATTAGCGGGCATCGCTATTTTCCCGGCAGTGTTTTCCTTTGGCTTTGAACCATCCTCTGGGCCACCGCTATTATTTCTGACCATACCAATGGTATTTAACTCCATGCCCATGGGACAGCTATTTTTGGCATTATTCTTTATTTTGACAGCCATTGCCACCATTGGGGCGATGATTTCCTTACTAGAGGTGCCGGTGGCCTATTTACATGAAGAAAGAAAGTGGCGCAGAAAATCAGCCACGCTGGCCGTTGTTTTGGTCATTGCCGCCTTAGGCAGCACTGCCACCCTATCCTCCAGCCTGTTGGCAAATTTTACGCTATTGGGTAAGACGATGTTTGATTTTATGGATTACACCTCATCAAACATTTTAATGCCCGTCGCCGGAATATTTATTGCGCTATTTGCTGGCCATATTTTGGGACCCAAAGTTATTCGGGACGAGGCCACCAACAATGGTAAGTTGAACAATTTGGTGGCGGTTAACGCCTACCTCTTTGTGGTGCGCTATATTGCTCCCCTAACAATTGTTATCATTTTGTTCAACGCTCTGGGCTTAATAAAATAA